Genomic window (Akkermansiaceae bacterium):
TGCCATCCGTGAACCTCACCATCGAGGCGACGATGTGATTGGAGGAGACGTTGGAAATGTCGAAGCACTCCATGACACGGGGTGGCCCGGACAAGTGGAGCGCCTCCCCGAGGTCCGCCAGATCCTCCACCGGCTTCACGGTGGTGGGCACCCCGCGGCCGCGGGTGAACTGGCGCGTGGGGCTGAGGGTCTTCTCCAGATTGAGCATGACATCGCGGAGGTTCGCCGCTTTTTCGAAATCCAGGTTCGCGGCGGCGCGCTCCATGTCCGCACGGAGGTTGTCGAACATCTCCTTCCGTCCCTTCCCCTCCAGCATCCGGCAGGCCTCCTCCACCTTCAGGAGATAGGCGGCCCGGTCGATCCGCCCGATGCAGGGTGCGGCGCAGTTGCGGATGATGTCCGCGTTGCAGTGCTTGTAGTCGGTCTCCCCCGGGACCACGGGGCGGCAGACCCGCAGCCCGCAGGCACGGTTGATCCAGGAAATGGTTTCCCGGAGCGCCCCTGAATGCGGGAACGGCCCGAAGTAGCGGGCGCCATCCTCCTTTTTCAGACGGGTGGTCATGAACTTCGGCCAAGGGTCTTCCATCCGGACCTTCACCAGCAGGAAGCGCTTGTCGTCCCGGAAGGCGACGTTGTAGCGCGGGCGGTAGTCCTTGATCAGCTTGCCCTCCAGCAACAGCGACTCCTGCTCGTTGCGGACGATGTGGAACTCGAAATCCACGATGGAATCGATCAGCGCACGGGTCTTGAGGTCCGCGCGGGTCTTCCGCGAAGCCATGAAGTAATTCGACAGCCGCTTGCGGAGATCCCGCGCCTTCCCGACATAAATGATCGAACCGAGACGGTCCTTCATCAGGTAGACGCCGGGTTGATGTGGCACCTCGCCAAGCCTTGATCTCAAGTCACTCCCTGCCATCCGTGGTTGATTCTGCATCCAATCGCCGGATTTTCAAAAAACAAACCGGAATTCCGGCGACGCCTTTCCGGTGAAAGAAATCGCCGGTTTTCCCGTAATCCGCACCTGCACCCCGGGCTTGCGTTGACCCTCGCGGTCGCTAAACTCCCAGACAACTTCATGAAGTGCCGCCTCCTGACCACCGCGGGGATGTTGATCTCCGCGCTTTCCGTTTCCGCTGCTCCCGTCTCTACCGGCGCTCCCCAGGAGAAAGGACTCATCGAGCTTTTCGCCGCGGGCGGATACACGATGTACGCCCTGCTCCTGATCTCTGTGATCCTGGTGCTGTTCATCCTGGTCTTCCTCGCCACCATCCGCCGCAACGCGGTGGTGAGTGACAAGTTCATGAGCGCCGCGGACGCCATGATCCGCCGCCGGGACTATCTGGGCCTCATCGCCTACTGCCACCGGCAGAACGAATCCATCGCGCGGGTGATCCAGAAGTCATTGGAATTCCTCACGAAGAACCCGAACGCTCCGTTCATCGAGGTGCGCAGCCTCGCCGAAGCGGAAGGCTCCCGCCAGGCGGGCACCCTCACCTCCCGCATCACCTACCTCGCGGACATCGCCGCCATCGCGCCGATGGTGGGTCTGCTCGGAACGGTGCTGGGCATGATCAAGTCGTTCATCCACATCTCCGGTGGGGCGGGCCAGGGCGTGCGCCAGATGGAACTGGCGGGCGGTGTTTCCGAAGCACTGATCGCCACCGCTTCCGGTCTGATCATCGCGATTCCCGCGCTGGTGTTCTACTCCTTCTTCCGGGGCCGCGTCTTCCGCTATGTCTCCGAACTGGAAGCAGCGTCCGCACACCTGATGGCGATCCTGAACAGCCAGATCGAGCGTCAGCCGTCCGGTCCGTCCTATTCCACCCCGGCCGCACGGGGCCGCGGTGATGACTTCGCCATGCCGACGCCAAGCCCGCTGGGAGCGGAGCGCCCGGATCTGCACGGCATCTGAACTCCGAACCGGCCATGAAGTTCAATCGTCACCTACCGCCTCCGGCACCCATGAACCTGGTGCCGATGATCGACGTGTTGTTCCTGCTGCTCGCGTTCTTCATCATTTCCTGGCAATTCTCCCAGTCCGAAACGGAGCTGAACGTCTCCGTCCCCACCGCCGAGGAAGGCACGGACTCCGAGCAGCAACGGGGGGAAATCATCATCAACATCCTCGCGGATCTCTCGATCCGGGTGGAGGGACGCACCGTGACCCTCCCCGAGCTGCAGGAAAAACTGACCGCCCTGGCCAAGGACTACAAGAACCAGCCGGTGCGGCTGCGGGGGGATGCGACCGTCCCCTACCAGCGGATGGTTGACGTGATCGACACCTGCCAAAAAGCGGGGATCTGGAACATTTCGTTCGCCTCCCAAGCTCCGAAAGAGAAATAGTGCAGCCACCTCCGGGAGCTATCCCTGAACCCACCGCATCCCTTGAACCGCGCGTTATCCCTTCTTTTGCTCACTGCCGGAGCCCTGTCGGCCCAGCCGCCGCGTGCCGAGCCGGTGAACGAGGTCCTCGAACAGGATCCCGGTGAGGCGTTCTTCCAGCGTTGCAAGAACCGCTTCAACCAAGGCGTGCAGGCTGCGGACGTGGAGAACCGCATCCTGATTTTCC
Coding sequences:
- a CDS encoding biopolymer transporter ExbD; this translates as MKFNRHLPPPAPMNLVPMIDVLFLLLAFFIISWQFSQSETELNVSVPTAEEGTDSEQQRGEIIINILADLSIRVEGRTVTLPELQEKLTALAKDYKNQPVRLRGDATVPYQRMVDVIDTCQKAGIWNISFASQAPKEK
- a CDS encoding MotA/TolQ/ExbB proton channel family protein; its protein translation is MLISALSVSAAPVSTGAPQEKGLIELFAAGGYTMYALLLISVILVLFILVFLATIRRNAVVSDKFMSAADAMIRRRDYLGLIAYCHRQNESIARVIQKSLEFLTKNPNAPFIEVRSLAEAEGSRQAGTLTSRITYLADIAAIAPMVGLLGTVLGMIKSFIHISGGAGQGVRQMELAGGVSEALIATASGLIIAIPALVFYSFFRGRVFRYVSELEAASAHLMAILNSQIERQPSGPSYSTPAARGRGDDFAMPTPSPLGAERPDLHGI
- a CDS encoding excinuclease ABC subunit UvrC — encoded protein: MAGSDLRSRLGEVPHQPGVYLMKDRLGSIIYVGKARDLRKRLSNYFMASRKTRADLKTRALIDSIVDFEFHIVRNEQESLLLEGKLIKDYRPRYNVAFRDDKRFLLVKVRMEDPWPKFMTTRLKKEDGARYFGPFPHSGALRETISWINRACGLRVCRPVVPGETDYKHCNADIIRNCAAPCIGRIDRAAYLLKVEEACRMLEGKGRKEMFDNLRADMERAAANLDFEKAANLRDVMLNLEKTLSPTRQFTRGRGVPTTVKPVEDLADLGEALHLSGPPRVMECFDISNVSSNHIVASMVRFTDGKPDNQNYRRYRIRTVEGQDDFASMAEVIRRRYSRILMENASADPDAEISQEDVIEAQRRLAREGRAKIVLPDLVIVDGGKGQLGMAVRELGNLGLHDLPVIGLAKQREEVFIPGHSEPILIPHDRGALKLLQRIRDEAHRFANGYNALLYRRRMKESLLDDIPGMSPRKKKLLLEKFGSVERVKKATAKQIAEIPGISEKSAAAILDWLS